The genomic window CGTCGCCTTGTCCTGGACCATCTCGATGGCGAGGATCATGCCGGTCTGGCGGATTTCCGAGACGTGCGGGTGGTCGGCCAGGTGCGCGGTGGCGCTGGCCATCCTGGCGGCCAGGGCCTTGTTGGCCTCGATGACGTTGTCCTGCTCGAAGATGTCCAGGGTCGCCAGGGCGGCGGCACAGGCCAGCGGGTTGCCGGTATAGGTGTGCGAGTGGAGGAAGGCGCGCAGGGTGGCGTAGTCGTCGTAGAAGGCCTGGTAGACCTTGTCGGTGGTGAGCACCGCGCTCATCGCCAGGTAGCCGCCGGTGAGCGCCTTGGACAGCACTAGGAAGTCCGGGGTGATACCGGCCTGCTCGCAGGCGAACATGGTGCCGGTACGGCCGAAGCCCACGGCGATTTCATCGTGGATCAGGTGCACGCCATAGCGGTCGCACGCCTCGCGCAGCAGCTTGAGGTAGACCGGGTGGTACATGCGCATGCCGCCGGCGCCCTGCACCAGCGGTTCGACGATGACGGCCGCCACCTCCTGGTGATGCTGCTCCAGCGCCTGCTCCATGGCGGCGAACATCGTCCGCGAGTGCTCTTCCCAGCTCACGCCCTCGGGGCGCAGGTAGCAGTCGGGCGTCGGCACCTTGATGGTGTCCATCAGCAGCGATTTGTAGGTCTCGGTGAACAGCGCCACGTCGCCCACCGACATCGCCGCCACGGTTTCGCCGTGGTAGCTGTTGGTCAGGGTGATGAAGCGCTTCTTCTCCGGCTGGCCGAGGTTGTGCCAGTAGTGGTAGCTCATCTTCAGCGCGACTTCGATGCCGGCCGAGCCGCTGTCGGCATAGAAGACGCGGGAGAAACCGGCCGGCGCCAGGCGCAGCAGGCGTTCGGACAGCTCGATCACAGGCGCATGGCTGAAACCGGCGAGGATCACGTGCTCCAGCTGGTCCACCTGGTCCTTGATGCGCTGGTTGATGCGCGGGTTGGCGTGGCCGAAGACGTTGACCCACCAGGAGCTGACCGCGTCCAGGTAGCGCTTGCCTTCGAAGTCCTCCAGCCAGATGCCTTCGCCGCGGCGGATCGGGATCACCGGCAGGCGTTCGTGGTCTTTCATCTGGGTGCAGGGGTGCCACAGCACCTCGAGATCGCGCTGCATCCACTCGGCATTCAGGCCCATGGCGGTACTCCTCTTCGTCACTGTCGGCTCGCTCTGGGCGGCAAGCCTATGCAATGCACTTGAGATGAACAAGGACGCGTCCTACGACACATCCCGCTGGCAGCCGACCAACATGGCTATTCGGCTTTCAGGCGCTCACGTATGCTTCGCGCTTTTGCACCAATTCGGGGAATTCCGGCGATGAAAATGGGATGGCTGCGCGCTGCCGCGTTGCTTGCTCTGGGGGTGTTCAGCGCAGTGGCGCTGGGCAAGGACAAACAGCCGACCGCCATTGTGGTCGGCGGCGGGCTCGCCGGTCTTTCCGCGGCCTATGAGCTGCAGCAGGCGGGCTGGCAGGTCACCCTGCTCGAAGCCAAGCCGCAGGTGGGCGGCCGCTCGGGCCTGGCCACCAGCGAGTGGATCGGCAACAAGAAGGCCCAGCCGACCCTCAACGGCTACCTTGATGCCCTGAAGGTGAATTCGGTGCCGGCGCCGGAGTTCGTCCGTACCCCGAGCTACCTGATCGACGGCGTCTACTACACCAGCGCCGACCTGAAGACCAAGATGCCGGCCGTCGCCGCGGACCTCGAACGCTTCGAGAAGTCCCTGAACGAGCTGTCCGCGTCCATCGACGACCCGCTCAACCCGCTGGCGAACAAGACCCTGTTCGCCCTCGACCAGCTCACCGCCGCACGCTGGCTGGACAAGCTCAACCTGTCGCCCACCGCGCGCCTGCTGGTCAACCAGCGCATCCGCTCGCACTACGACGAACCGTCGCGCCTGTCGCTGCTCTACCTCGCCCAGCAGGGCCGTGTGTACCGTGGCGTCGACGACCGCGACCTGCGCGCCGCGCGCCTGCCCGGCGGCAG from Pseudomonas sp. GCEP-101 includes these protein-coding regions:
- a CDS encoding adenosylmethionine--8-amino-7-oxononanoate transaminase; translation: MGLNAEWMQRDLEVLWHPCTQMKDHERLPVIPIRRGEGIWLEDFEGKRYLDAVSSWWVNVFGHANPRINQRIKDQVDQLEHVILAGFSHAPVIELSERLLRLAPAGFSRVFYADSGSAGIEVALKMSYHYWHNLGQPEKKRFITLTNSYHGETVAAMSVGDVALFTETYKSLLMDTIKVPTPDCYLRPEGVSWEEHSRTMFAAMEQALEQHHQEVAAVIVEPLVQGAGGMRMYHPVYLKLLREACDRYGVHLIHDEIAVGFGRTGTMFACEQAGITPDFLVLSKALTGGYLAMSAVLTTDKVYQAFYDDYATLRAFLHSHTYTGNPLACAAALATLDIFEQDNVIEANKALAARMASATAHLADHPHVSEIRQTGMILAIEMVQDKATKTAYPWQERRGLKVFQHGLTRGALLRPLGSVVYFLPPYIITPEHIDFLAEVASEGIDIATRDGVSVAVSERFPEHRDPG